TGACGAAGACCTACGGCGACGTCCGGGCGGTCGACGACGTGACGCTCAGCGTCGAACCGGGCGAGGTCGTCGGCCTGCTCGGCCCGAACGGCGCGGGCAAGACGACGCTCGTCAAGTGCGCGCTCGGGTTGCTCGTGCCGACAGCGGGGTCGGTCCGCGTCGGCGACGTCGACGTGCTGGCAGACCCCGCCCGCGCGTACCGCCACGTGAGCGCGATGCTTGAGGGCGCTCGCAACGTCTACTGGCGGCTCACCGTCCGTGAGAACGTGCGGTTCTTCGCCGGGCTACAGGGCATCGACCCCCGGACGCGCCGCGAGGAACACGCGGCCCTCCTCGAGTCGCTCGACCTCGCCGAGCGCGCCGACGCCCCCGTGATGGACCTCTCGCGGGGGATGAGACAGCGGACGGCCCTCGCCTGCACGCTCGCGCGCGAGACGCCCGTGGTCTTCCTCGACGAGCCGACGCTCGGCCTCGACGTGGGGGCGTCCTACAGCCTCCGCCAGCGGATACGCCGTCTCGCCGACGAGGAGGGGCGCGCCATCGTCCTGAGCAGCCACGACATGGACGTGGTCCAGGAGGTGTGCGACCGCGTCGTCGTCCTGAGCGAGGGGCGCGTCGCGGCGGCGGGGAGCGTCCGGGAACTGGTCGGCCTGTTCGACGCGCGCGCGTACCGCGTCACCGTCTCGGGGTCGCTCCACGGGGCGACGCGCGATCGCCTCGAACGCGACCACGGCGTCGAGCGGTGGTTCCACACCCCCGAGGGGCTTCGCTTCGAGGTGACGCTCGCCGACTCGGGGGCGCTCTACGCGCTCGTCGAGGACCTCCGGGAGTCGAACGTGGCGCTGGTCTCGGTGGCGGCCATCGAACCGGATCTCGAGGACGCCTTCCTGCAGTTGACCGACCGGGGGGGACCGACGTGAGCGCGTCGTTCGCCGAGACCGTCGTCCTCGTGCGGGCGGTGGCCCGGAAGTCGCTCGTCCTCCGCGCGCGGTACGCGTTCGACACGGTGACGACCCTCCTCGTTGTCTACGCCTTCTTCGCGCTGGCGGTGTTCGGCGGGCGCGAACTCGCCCCGCGGGTCGTCGACGAACACCTCGGCGGGATCGTCGTCGGGTTCTTCCTCCTCCTGATGGCGAGCGTCGCGTACGCCGACCTCTCGTGGGAACTCGTCCGCGAGGCGGAGTGGGGGACGCTCGAACAGCTCTACGTGTCGCCCCACGGGTTCGGTCGCGTCGTCGCCGTCGAGACGGCCGTGACCCTCCTCGTGAGCTTCGCCTACGGCGTTGCCCTCCTGGCGCTGATGCTGGCGACGACGCGGACCCGGCTCCTGCTCGACCCCCTCACCGTCGTCCCGCTCGGCGCGCTCGCGCTCTGCTCGGCGGTGGGGGTCGGCTTCGCCCTCGGCGGCCTCGCCCTCGTCTTCGAGCGCGTCGAGAGCGCCCTCCGGCTGGCGCAGTTCGCGCTCGTCGCGCTCGTCGCCCTGCCCGTCGACGCCTACCCCGTCCTGAAGCTCCTCCCGCTCGCGCTCGGGAGCGACCTGCTCCGGGAGTCGATGGCCGCCGGCCGGCACCTGTGGGGCCTCCCGCCCGCCGACCTCGGGCTGCTCGTCGTCACGGCCGTCGTCTACGCGGGCGGGGGGTACGCCGTCTTCCGGCTGGGGATCCGGCGCGCGCGTACGACGGGGCGGCTGGGCCGGCACTGACCTCCGAGGACGACCGAACGCTCCCGATCGCCCGCGACTCGTCGCCCCCGTCCGAACCTTCATAGCTGTCCTTTACGAACGTCGATGCATGTTCGACGAGGACGACCTGCGCGAGATCCGGTCCGAGCGCGAGCGCTGGGAGGAGGAGACCCTCGATCCCGCGCTCTCCGCGCACGGCGAGCGACGGGAGCGGTTCGCGACGGTCTCGAACCACGAGGTAGATCGCCTCTACACCCCGGAGGACGTCGCCGACCTGGACTACGAGGAGGACGTCGGGTTTCCCGGCGAACCGCCCTACACGCGGGGCCCGTACCCGACGATGTACCGCGGGCGGACGTGGACGATGCGCCAGTTCGCGGGCTTCGGCACCGCGGAGGAGACCAACGAACGGTTCAAGTACCTCGTCGAGGAGGGACAGACCGGCCTCTCGACGGCGTTCGACATGCCGAGCCTGATGGGACTCGACTCCGACGACCCGATGAGCCTCGGGGAGGTCGGAAAGGAGGGCGTCGCGGTCGACACCCTGCGCGACATGGAGGTGCTGTTCGACGGCATCGACGTCGGCGAGGTCTCCACGTCGTTCACGATCAACCCGAGCGCCATCGTCGTCTACGCCATGTACCTCGCGCTGGCCGACAAGCAGGGCGTCCCGCGTGAGCAGGTCCGGGGGACGCTCCAGAACGACATGCTGAAGGAGTTCATCGCCCAGAAGGAGTGGGTCGTCCCGCCGGGACCCTCCCTCGACATCGTCACTGACACCATCGAGTACGCCGTCGAGAACACGCCGAAGTTCTACCCGGTGTCGGTGTCGGGCTACCACATCCGCGAGGCGGGGTCGACGGCGGCCCAGGAACTCGCGTTCACGCTCGCGGACGGCTTCGCCTACGTCGAGGCGGCCGCGGAGCGCGGCCTCGACGCCGACGAGGTCGGGCCGCTTCTCTCCTTCTTCTTCAACTCGCACAACTCCGTGCTGGAGGAGGTGGCCAAGTTCCGCGCCGCCCGCCGCATCTACGCGCGGGTGATGGCCGACCGGTTCGGCGCGACGACCGACGCCGCGAAGCGCCTCAAGTTCCACACGCAGACGGCGGGCCAGTCGCTCACCGCCCAGCAGCCGCTCAACAACGTCATCCGGGTCACGCTGCAGGCGGCCGCCGCCGTCATGGGCGGGACGCAGTCGCTGCACACCAACAGCTACGACGAGGCGCTCGCGCTCCCCTCGGAGGAGGCGGTGCGCATCGCGCTTCGCACCCAGCAGATCATCGCGGAGGAATCCGGCCTCGCGGACACCGTCGACCCGCTCGGGGGCAGTTACGCCGTCGAGGCGCTCACCGACGAGATGGAGGCCGAGGCGATGGCCTACATCGAGGAGATCGAGGAGATGGGCGACGGTTCGATCCGCGACGGCGTCCTCCGGGGCATCGAGGAGGGCTACTTCCACCGCGAGATCCAGGACGCCGCCTACGAGTACCAGTCGCGGGTCGACGATGGCGAGGAGACCGTCGTCGGCGTGAACAAGTACACGACGGGGGGCGAGGACGACGACACGGAACTGCTCCACGTGAGCGACGAGGTGAGAGACCGACAACTCGCCCGGCTGGAGGCCGTGAAGAAGGAGCGCGACGACGAGCGCGTCCGCGAGACCCTCGACGCGCTTCAGGAGGCGATCCGCGGGGGCGAGAACACCATGCCCTACGTCGTCGACGCCGTGAAGGCGTACGCGACGATGGGCGAGATCATGCAGGTGTTCGAGGCCGAACACGGCAGCTACACCGAGACCGTCACGCTGGCCTGACGGGACGAGAGTCGGGGAACTCAGTTCTCTTCTCTATTCAACGAGACGTAGTGCCCGCCGAACCGGGGATCGAACGTGAAACGGCGGAATTCTTTTGCGACGATACGCCGTTGTGTCACGTATGGAAGCGACCGACGGGCGCTCGCGATTGCTCGCCATCCTCGGAGAGTCGCCCTGCCGTGATGCGGACATCGACTTCGCGGTGGCGTTCGGTTCGCGGGTCGCAGGTACCCCGCAGCCGTCGTCCGATCTCGACGTCGCCGTCAAGTTCGCTGACGGCCTCTCCTCCCGCGAGCGATTCCAGAAGCGGTGTTTCCTCTCGGGTGACCTCCAGCGAGAGGACGCCCCGTTCGTCGACGTCTCCGACGTCGAAGCCCTCCCGCTCGACGTGGCCCACGACGCTGTCGACGGCGAGTTCCTCTGTGGCGACGAGCAGACGTTCCGCCGATTCAGGGCGAACGTCGAGGCGACGTTCGAGGAGCGGCGCGACGAGATCCGTCGCCACCAGCGTGGCGTGATAGACCGCATCGCGGAGAACGGACTACATGGCTGACGAGCGGGCCCCCAATCCTCAAACGGCGAGCGGACACCCGTCGCACGGCGTAGAGGAACGGGATTCGACCATCGGATATTCGTGTAACGAGAGTACTTCGACCGTGGTGCGTTAATCCTATTACTACGGCAGTAAACCGCTACCATGGTGATGAAAGTTCATGAGTGAC
The Halomarina pelagica DNA segment above includes these coding regions:
- a CDS encoding ABC transporter ATP-binding protein; its protein translation is MSVETAQRKRGGERAAVVIEGLTKTYGDVRAVDDVTLSVEPGEVVGLLGPNGAGKTTLVKCALGLLVPTAGSVRVGDVDVLADPARAYRHVSAMLEGARNVYWRLTVRENVRFFAGLQGIDPRTRREEHAALLESLDLAERADAPVMDLSRGMRQRTALACTLARETPVVFLDEPTLGLDVGASYSLRQRIRRLADEEGRAIVLSSHDMDVVQEVCDRVVVLSEGRVAAAGSVRELVGLFDARAYRVTVSGSLHGATRDRLERDHGVERWFHTPEGLRFEVTLADSGALYALVEDLRESNVALVSVAAIEPDLEDAFLQLTDRGGPT
- a CDS encoding ABC transporter permease — translated: MSASFAETVVLVRAVARKSLVLRARYAFDTVTTLLVVYAFFALAVFGGRELAPRVVDEHLGGIVVGFFLLLMASVAYADLSWELVREAEWGTLEQLYVSPHGFGRVVAVETAVTLLVSFAYGVALLALMLATTRTRLLLDPLTVVPLGALALCSAVGVGFALGGLALVFERVESALRLAQFALVALVALPVDAYPVLKLLPLALGSDLLRESMAAGRHLWGLPPADLGLLVVTAVVYAGGGYAVFRLGIRRARTTGRLGRH
- a CDS encoding acyl-CoA mutase large subunit family protein, which produces MFDEDDLREIRSERERWEEETLDPALSAHGERRERFATVSNHEVDRLYTPEDVADLDYEEDVGFPGEPPYTRGPYPTMYRGRTWTMRQFAGFGTAEETNERFKYLVEEGQTGLSTAFDMPSLMGLDSDDPMSLGEVGKEGVAVDTLRDMEVLFDGIDVGEVSTSFTINPSAIVVYAMYLALADKQGVPREQVRGTLQNDMLKEFIAQKEWVVPPGPSLDIVTDTIEYAVENTPKFYPVSVSGYHIREAGSTAAQELAFTLADGFAYVEAAAERGLDADEVGPLLSFFFNSHNSVLEEVAKFRAARRIYARVMADRFGATTDAAKRLKFHTQTAGQSLTAQQPLNNVIRVTLQAAAAVMGGTQSLHTNSYDEALALPSEEAVRIALRTQQIIAEESGLADTVDPLGGSYAVEALTDEMEAEAMAYIEEIEEMGDGSIRDGVLRGIEEGYFHREIQDAAYEYQSRVDDGEETVVGVNKYTTGGEDDDTELLHVSDEVRDRQLARLEAVKKERDDERVRETLDALQEAIRGGENTMPYVVDAVKAYATMGEIMQVFEAEHGSYTETVTLA
- a CDS encoding nucleotidyltransferase domain-containing protein — its product is MEATDGRSRLLAILGESPCRDADIDFAVAFGSRVAGTPQPSSDLDVAVKFADGLSSRERFQKRCFLSGDLQREDAPFVDVSDVEALPLDVAHDAVDGEFLCGDEQTFRRFRANVEATFEERRDEIRRHQRGVIDRIAENGLHG